In Bradyrhizobium manausense, the sequence AGCAGGATTTCGGGAAGGTCGTCGTCGAGGAGCGGCACCGGGCGCGACAAAGCCGGTACCGGCGCCGCCTCCGGTTCATCGATCGCAGCCATGATCGTCGCGAACGCATCGTCCGCCATGGTAACCGGAGCGGCTTGTTCGAGCGCGGCCCCGGCAAGCTGCTCGATCGCGGCGATGAAACGCCGGCAGCGCGGGCATTGCGCGGCATGGACGCCGACAACGAGACGATCGGCCTCGTCAAGCCGGCCGGCGGCAAAATCGGCCAACAGATCTTCAGGGGGATGGTGGTTGATGGTCATGTCAATCGTCCAAGAAATCCCTTAGCCGGCCCACGGCAAGCCTGATGCGAGACTTCACCGTCCCGAGCGGAAGTCCGAGCCGCTCGGCGATCTCGCCGTGCGGCCGCTCCTCGATAAACGACATCCGGATCACCGTGGATTGCTCCTCGGACAGTCGCAGCAGCGCTGCCTCCACGCGCGAGACATCATCGCGCCGGGACATGATGGTTTCCGGCGAGTCCGCGACCTCGGGCGTCCCATCCCGTTCTGCGCTCACCGCGGCCCTGGCTCGCCGCGCCGCCTGCCTCGCGGAATCGATGCGCAGATTGCGCGCGATGGTGAAGATCCATGCCGCCGCACCTGCGGACGCCGGGTCGAATTGCGCCGCCTTCCGCCATACCGTCAGCAGCGTATTCTGCGCGATCTCCTCCGCGGCGTCGGCGTTCATCCCGGTCTTGACCAGGAATCCCTTCACGCGCGGAGCGAAATGCTCAAACAACAGCTTGAACGCGTCCCGATCGCCATGGGCCGCAACGCGTCCGATCAAGTCAGCCCATTCCACGGTCGCCTTGGGCCTTTCGCCTGAAAATCTTCGAGGCCGATTCCACCGGGGAGCCGCCGCAGGGTTGCTGCGCCACAGAGGTCCGCTCACAGCACGAAGACCGGTCGTCATGGAGCCTCGGTTGACATGTCCCATCCATAACGACGGACGGGGCCATCCGGATCACACCACGCGTTCCTCGTTTTAGGGGCCCGGCGCTGCCACGACAAGCGGCGGTATCCCGCAACCAAGGTTCCCGCTCGCGGGAAAGCTGCGGCGGTCACGAACCGTTTTTTCATCGTGTAGAGCACTAAGCCTGGCAGATTTTCCCCGTCGATACCGGCGCTTAAGGCGCGGCATGGCTGGTTCATTGCGTCGTTTTGATTGGGGGAGGGCCCGTTCAGACAACACTAACTCTGTTTGAACGCGTCCTGATCCAATCGCGATCCTGCCTCGTATCTGCTGTCCGGGAGAAAGAATTCGTATGTGGCAAGCTCTGACCTGTCTGCCCAGCCAGCACGACCTGCGTTACGTCGCGGTCGCGGCGCTGGTCTGCGTGCTGGGGTCGCTCTTGTCCATGCGGTTGCTTGCACGCGTCAGGCGCAATACGGGCGCGCGGCGCTTCAATCTGCTGTTCCTGTCCGGCCTGGTCGCCGGCGGCACGGTGTGGACCACGCATTTTGCGGGGATGCTCGGCTATAACGCGCCGGTTGCGCGCGCGTTCGAACCGGGACTGACGTTCGCCTCGCTGATGGTCACCGTGATTTTCGCCTGGGTCGGCTTCTTCATTACCACGCGCACCCGGCTCGGACCCGCGATCGAAGGCGGCGGCGCGATCTTCGGCCTCGGCATCGCGGGCATGCACTACGCCGGCATGGCGGCATTCGAAATTCCAGGCGTGCTCGGCTGGAATTATCCGCTCGTCGCACTCTCCATCGTGTTCGCTGCCGGCTTCGGCGCGGTGGCCGCCAACCGCATCGCGAGGCCGATCACGCGCTTCTGCAAATATGGCGGCGCGCTCTCGATGATCCTGGCGATCGTGTCGCTGCATTTCGCCGGCATGGCCGCGGTGACGGTCTATCCGGTGCTCGACATGGCAGTACCGCCGCAGGCGCTGTCGGATAGCTTCATGATCACCAGCGTCATCGTCGGTGTCACCCTGATGATGGCTATGGCGGCGTCGGCCTATGCGATCGACCTGCAGGCGGCCAATGAGGCCACCGAAAGCTACAAGCACCAGGCGATGCACGATCCATTGACCGGCCTTCCGAACCGCAACGGGTTGGCTCAGCAACTGCAGGATCTGCTGGCCGGGCGCGGCGACGATACCGCGCGCGTCG encodes:
- a CDS encoding sigma-70 family RNA polymerase sigma factor is translated as MEWADLIGRVAAHGDRDAFKLLFEHFAPRVKGFLVKTGMNADAAEEIAQNTLLTVWRKAAQFDPASAGAAAWIFTIARNLRIDSARQAARRARAAVSAERDGTPEVADSPETIMSRRDDVSRVEAALLRLSEEQSTVIRMSFIEERPHGEIAERLGLPLGTVKSRIRLAVGRLRDFLDD